One Coccinella septempunctata chromosome 8, icCocSept1.1, whole genome shotgun sequence genomic window carries:
- the LOC123318483 gene encoding uncharacterized protein LOC123318483 isoform X3, with protein MDGENDKLICQICKKKYSSVSAKYRHLRDVHNEQPIAKQTVHIKCPICPQEEKVALESHDMLINHLQQIHSLSIKTSLFTFKNEEEFETWRALDNRNVDYVKRRDRKISDGQVVYYECNRSNFSGYTSQCSKRSMKTGGSIKISGFCPSRIRVKICNTGVDVKFVETHVGHDDLLRSKHLTKDQQEMIASKLAAGVTKERILEDARTITGNKLERINVLKRADLAYIIRKFNIEKRRHDDDMVATTLKVKEWNSQGKNYVFLFKQIGETYPGLKAEDFALGFMNDDMERKLKQFKRIICIDGTHGTNSRHYDLTIVLVKDENKIGFPVAFLLSNRLDQTIQNIFFDALKSKIGEPVDAEYIMTDDDIKYYNAWCQAMVTERKPRRLLCTWHVIKNWNIQGRNKLKNVDNKKEMKNRMRKILKETDVSTFHKMKDEYFKHLEEGQENEFLKYLKNYYFQSEERIMMWAHCHRVNVGINTNMAIESLNKVLKYNKMRGNQNLRVEKLLDTLEELVNEKMWKNIIDTERPSANHYQARVNREAHSKAENGLTDKVVCLETGEFRVPSESVSNKFYIVSYNELCDKDCTSLYCIKCKICIHRFRCQCAEFTIKAAMCKHIHAVALVAERSDSVLGVRTVNDDDEDNNLYICQPSTSRAAYEMDVQSVVGGSSQITNDPIDSTTKDIVLEQARMQLGLLDVGTLRNIAKIIRDAYNLQCNNASTSRKRKIEKQLYFPIF; from the exons ATGGATGGGGAAAA CGATAAACTGATTTGTCAAATCTGTAAAAAGAAATACTCTAGTGTTTCGGCGAAATATCGCCATTTGCGAGATGTTCATAATGAACAACCTATTGCAAAACAGACAGTGCATATAAAATGCCCCATTTGCCCTCAAGAAGAAAAAGTAGCTCTTGAGTCTCATGATATGCTGATTAATCACTTACAGCAGATTCATTCTCTAAGTATCAAGACATCACTTTTTACTTTTaagaatgaagaagaatttgAGACTTGGAGAGCACTTGATAACAGAAATGTGGATTACGTAAAACGAAGAGATCGTAAAATCAGCGATGGACAGGTGGTATATTATGAATGCAATCGTAGTAATTTTTCAG GATATACTAGCCAATGTAGCAAACGCAGCATGAAAACTGGGGGAAGTATCAAAATCTCTGGTTTCTGCCCTTCTAGAATTCGTGTGAAGATATGTAATACAg GGGTGGATGTTAAATTTGTTGAAACACATGTTGGTCATGACGATCTACTGCGATCTAAACATTTGACAAAGGACCAGCAGGAAATGATTGCTAGTAAATTGGCAGCTGGAGTCACAAAAGAAAGAATTTTGGAAGATGCAAGAACTATAACCGGCAATAAGCTAGAAAGAATTAATGTGCTTAAAAGGGCAGATCTTGCTTATATTATAAGAAAATTCAACATAGAGAAGAGGAGACATGATGATGACATGGTTGCCACCACTTTGAAAGTGAAAGAGTGGAACAGTCaaggaaaaaattatgtttttttgttCAAGCAAATTG GAGAAACCTACCCAGGATTGAAGGCAGAAGACTTTGCTCTAGGATTCATGAACGATGATATGGAGAGAAAGCTCAAACAATTCAAAAGGATAATATGCATCGATGGAACCCATGGCACAAACTCAAGACATTATGATCTGACTATAGTTTTAGTCAAAGATGAGAATAAAATCGGTTTCCCGGTGGCTTTCTTATTATCGAATAGACTGGATCAAAccatccaaaatattttttttgatgcTTTGAAATCTAAGATTGGAGAGCCAGTGGACGCAGAATATATTATGACCGATGatgatataaaatattataatgcatggTGTCAG GCAATGGTAACAGAAAGAAAGCCAAGAAGGCTCCTCTGTACTTGGCATGTTATTAAGAATTGGAATATACAGGGGAGAAACAAGTTGAAGAATGTGGACAACAAAAAAGAGATGAAAAATAGAATGCGAAAAATTTTGAAGGAGACTGATGTATCAACATTCCACAAGATGAAAGACGAATATTTCAAGCATTTGGAAGAAGGAcaggaaaatgaatttttgaaatatttaaagaA ttattatttcCAAAGTGAAGAAAGAATCATGATGTGGGCTCACTGCCACAGAGTAAATGTTGGGATTAATACCAACATGGCTATAGAAAGCCTGAATAAAGTATTGAAGTACAATAAAATGAGGGGAAATCAGAATTTACG GGTAGAGAAATTACTGGACACTTTGGAGGAATTGGTAAATGAAAAGATGTGGAAAAACATTATTGACACGGAAAGACCTTCTGCCAATCACTACCAGGCCAGAGTTAACCGAGAAGCTCATTCGAAAGCAGAAAATGGACTGACCGATAAAGTAGTATGCTTAGAAACTGGTGAGTTTAGAGTACCATCGGAATCCGTGAGTAATAAATTTTATATTGTGTCATATAATGAGTTGTGTGATAAGGATTGCACATCTCTATATTGCATTAAGTGCAAAATATGCATCCATAGGTTTAGATGTCAATGTGCAGAGTTTACTATAAAAGCTGCCATGTGTAAACATATACATGCAGTTGCTCTGGTCGCAGAGAGAAGCGATTCTGTTTTAGGTGTGAGAACtgtaaatgatgatgatgaggaCAACAACTTATATATATGTCAACCATCAACAAGTAGGGCTGCTTATGAAATGGATGTCCAGAGTGTCGTAGGTGGATCCAGTCAAATTACAAATGATCCAATAGATTCTACTACAAAAGAT ATTGTATTAGAACAAGCTAGAATGCAGCTTGGTTTATTGGATGTGGGTACCCTTCGTAACATTGCAAAAATTATTAGAGACGCTTATAACTTGCAATGCAATAATGCTTCTACCAgcagaaaaagaaaaatagagaaaCAGTTGTATTTCCCAA tatTCTAG
- the LOC123318483 gene encoding uncharacterized protein LOC123318483 isoform X6 has translation MDGENDKLICQICKKKYSSVSAKYRHLRDVHNEQPIAKQTVHIKCPICPQEEKVALESHDMLINHLQQIHSLSIKTSLFTFKNEEEFETWRALDNRNVDYVKRRDRKISDGQVVYYECNRSNFSGYTSQCSKRSMKTGGSIKISGFCPSRIRVKICNTGVDVKFVETHVGHDDLLRSKHLTKDQQEMIASKLAAGVTKERILEDARTITGNKLERINVLKRADLAYIIRKFNIEKRRHDDDMVATTLKVKEWNSQGKNYVFLFKQIGETYPGLKAEDFALGFMNDDMERKLKQFKRIICIDGTHGTNSRHYDLTIVLVKDENKIGFPVAFLLSNRLDQTIQNIFFDALKSKIGEPVDAEYIMTDDDIKYYNAWCQAMVTERKPRRLLCTWHVIKNWNIQGRNKLKNVDNKKEMKNRMRKILKETDVSTFHKMKDEYFKHLEEGQENEFLKYLKNYYFQSEERIMMWAHCHRVNVGINTNMAIESLNKVLKYNKMRGNQNLRVEKLLDTLEELVNEKMWKNIIDTERPSANHYQARVNREAHSKAENGLTDKVVCLETGEFRVPSESVSNKFYIVSYNELCDKDCTSLYCIKCKICIHRFRCQCAEFTIKAAMCKHIHAVALVAERSDSVLGVRTVNDDDEDNNLYICQPSTSRAAYEMDVQSVVGGSSQITNDPIDSTTKDYSRSK, from the exons ATGGATGGGGAAAA CGATAAACTGATTTGTCAAATCTGTAAAAAGAAATACTCTAGTGTTTCGGCGAAATATCGCCATTTGCGAGATGTTCATAATGAACAACCTATTGCAAAACAGACAGTGCATATAAAATGCCCCATTTGCCCTCAAGAAGAAAAAGTAGCTCTTGAGTCTCATGATATGCTGATTAATCACTTACAGCAGATTCATTCTCTAAGTATCAAGACATCACTTTTTACTTTTaagaatgaagaagaatttgAGACTTGGAGAGCACTTGATAACAGAAATGTGGATTACGTAAAACGAAGAGATCGTAAAATCAGCGATGGACAGGTGGTATATTATGAATGCAATCGTAGTAATTTTTCAG GATATACTAGCCAATGTAGCAAACGCAGCATGAAAACTGGGGGAAGTATCAAAATCTCTGGTTTCTGCCCTTCTAGAATTCGTGTGAAGATATGTAATACAg GGGTGGATGTTAAATTTGTTGAAACACATGTTGGTCATGACGATCTACTGCGATCTAAACATTTGACAAAGGACCAGCAGGAAATGATTGCTAGTAAATTGGCAGCTGGAGTCACAAAAGAAAGAATTTTGGAAGATGCAAGAACTATAACCGGCAATAAGCTAGAAAGAATTAATGTGCTTAAAAGGGCAGATCTTGCTTATATTATAAGAAAATTCAACATAGAGAAGAGGAGACATGATGATGACATGGTTGCCACCACTTTGAAAGTGAAAGAGTGGAACAGTCaaggaaaaaattatgtttttttgttCAAGCAAATTG GAGAAACCTACCCAGGATTGAAGGCAGAAGACTTTGCTCTAGGATTCATGAACGATGATATGGAGAGAAAGCTCAAACAATTCAAAAGGATAATATGCATCGATGGAACCCATGGCACAAACTCAAGACATTATGATCTGACTATAGTTTTAGTCAAAGATGAGAATAAAATCGGTTTCCCGGTGGCTTTCTTATTATCGAATAGACTGGATCAAAccatccaaaatattttttttgatgcTTTGAAATCTAAGATTGGAGAGCCAGTGGACGCAGAATATATTATGACCGATGatgatataaaatattataatgcatggTGTCAG GCAATGGTAACAGAAAGAAAGCCAAGAAGGCTCCTCTGTACTTGGCATGTTATTAAGAATTGGAATATACAGGGGAGAAACAAGTTGAAGAATGTGGACAACAAAAAAGAGATGAAAAATAGAATGCGAAAAATTTTGAAGGAGACTGATGTATCAACATTCCACAAGATGAAAGACGAATATTTCAAGCATTTGGAAGAAGGAcaggaaaatgaatttttgaaatatttaaagaA ttattatttcCAAAGTGAAGAAAGAATCATGATGTGGGCTCACTGCCACAGAGTAAATGTTGGGATTAATACCAACATGGCTATAGAAAGCCTGAATAAAGTATTGAAGTACAATAAAATGAGGGGAAATCAGAATTTACG GGTAGAGAAATTACTGGACACTTTGGAGGAATTGGTAAATGAAAAGATGTGGAAAAACATTATTGACACGGAAAGACCTTCTGCCAATCACTACCAGGCCAGAGTTAACCGAGAAGCTCATTCGAAAGCAGAAAATGGACTGACCGATAAAGTAGTATGCTTAGAAACTGGTGAGTTTAGAGTACCATCGGAATCCGTGAGTAATAAATTTTATATTGTGTCATATAATGAGTTGTGTGATAAGGATTGCACATCTCTATATTGCATTAAGTGCAAAATATGCATCCATAGGTTTAGATGTCAATGTGCAGAGTTTACTATAAAAGCTGCCATGTGTAAACATATACATGCAGTTGCTCTGGTCGCAGAGAGAAGCGATTCTGTTTTAGGTGTGAGAACtgtaaatgatgatgatgaggaCAACAACTTATATATATGTCAACCATCAACAAGTAGGGCTGCTTATGAAATGGATGTCCAGAGTGTCGTAGGTGGATCCAGTCAAATTACAAATGATCCAATAGATTCTACTACAAAAGAT tatTCTAGATCTAAATGA
- the LOC123318483 gene encoding uncharacterized protein LOC123318483 isoform X1, protein MDGENDKLICQICKKKYSSVSAKYRHLRDVHNEQPIAKQTVHIKCPICPQEEKVALESHDMLINHLQQIHSLSIKTSLFTFKNEEEFETWRALDNRNVDYVKRRDRKISDGQVVYYECNRSNFSGYTSQCSKRSMKTGGSIKISGFCPSRIRVKICNTGVDVKFVETHVGHDDLLRSKHLTKDQQEMIASKLAAGVTKERILEDARTITGNKLERINVLKRADLAYIIRKFNIEKRRHDDDMVATTLKVKEWNSQGKNYVFLFKQIGETYPGLKAEDFALGFMNDDMERKLKQFKRIICIDGTHGTNSRHYDLTIVLVKDENKIGFPVAFLLSNRLDQTIQNIFFDALKSKIGEPVDAEYIMTDDDIKYYNAWCQAMVTERKPRRLLCTWHVIKNWNIQGRNKLKNVDNKKEMKNRMRKILKETDVSTFHKMKDEYFKHLEEGQENEFLKYLKNYYFQSEERIMMWAHCHRVNVGINTNMAIESLNKVLKYNKMRGNQNLRVEKLLDTLEELVNEKMWKNIIDTERPSANHYQARVNREAHSKAENGLTDKVVCLETGEFRVPSESVSNKFYIVSYNELCDKDCTSLYCIKCKICIHRFRCQCAEFTIKAAMCKHIHAVALVAERSDSVLGVRTVNDDDEDNNLYICQPSTSRAAYEMDVQSVVGGSSQITNDPIDSTTKDIVLEQARMQLGLLDVGTLRNIAKIIRDAYNLQCNNASTSRKRKIEKQLYFPNLNEIIK, encoded by the exons ATGGATGGGGAAAA CGATAAACTGATTTGTCAAATCTGTAAAAAGAAATACTCTAGTGTTTCGGCGAAATATCGCCATTTGCGAGATGTTCATAATGAACAACCTATTGCAAAACAGACAGTGCATATAAAATGCCCCATTTGCCCTCAAGAAGAAAAAGTAGCTCTTGAGTCTCATGATATGCTGATTAATCACTTACAGCAGATTCATTCTCTAAGTATCAAGACATCACTTTTTACTTTTaagaatgaagaagaatttgAGACTTGGAGAGCACTTGATAACAGAAATGTGGATTACGTAAAACGAAGAGATCGTAAAATCAGCGATGGACAGGTGGTATATTATGAATGCAATCGTAGTAATTTTTCAG GATATACTAGCCAATGTAGCAAACGCAGCATGAAAACTGGGGGAAGTATCAAAATCTCTGGTTTCTGCCCTTCTAGAATTCGTGTGAAGATATGTAATACAg GGGTGGATGTTAAATTTGTTGAAACACATGTTGGTCATGACGATCTACTGCGATCTAAACATTTGACAAAGGACCAGCAGGAAATGATTGCTAGTAAATTGGCAGCTGGAGTCACAAAAGAAAGAATTTTGGAAGATGCAAGAACTATAACCGGCAATAAGCTAGAAAGAATTAATGTGCTTAAAAGGGCAGATCTTGCTTATATTATAAGAAAATTCAACATAGAGAAGAGGAGACATGATGATGACATGGTTGCCACCACTTTGAAAGTGAAAGAGTGGAACAGTCaaggaaaaaattatgtttttttgttCAAGCAAATTG GAGAAACCTACCCAGGATTGAAGGCAGAAGACTTTGCTCTAGGATTCATGAACGATGATATGGAGAGAAAGCTCAAACAATTCAAAAGGATAATATGCATCGATGGAACCCATGGCACAAACTCAAGACATTATGATCTGACTATAGTTTTAGTCAAAGATGAGAATAAAATCGGTTTCCCGGTGGCTTTCTTATTATCGAATAGACTGGATCAAAccatccaaaatattttttttgatgcTTTGAAATCTAAGATTGGAGAGCCAGTGGACGCAGAATATATTATGACCGATGatgatataaaatattataatgcatggTGTCAG GCAATGGTAACAGAAAGAAAGCCAAGAAGGCTCCTCTGTACTTGGCATGTTATTAAGAATTGGAATATACAGGGGAGAAACAAGTTGAAGAATGTGGACAACAAAAAAGAGATGAAAAATAGAATGCGAAAAATTTTGAAGGAGACTGATGTATCAACATTCCACAAGATGAAAGACGAATATTTCAAGCATTTGGAAGAAGGAcaggaaaatgaatttttgaaatatttaaagaA ttattatttcCAAAGTGAAGAAAGAATCATGATGTGGGCTCACTGCCACAGAGTAAATGTTGGGATTAATACCAACATGGCTATAGAAAGCCTGAATAAAGTATTGAAGTACAATAAAATGAGGGGAAATCAGAATTTACG GGTAGAGAAATTACTGGACACTTTGGAGGAATTGGTAAATGAAAAGATGTGGAAAAACATTATTGACACGGAAAGACCTTCTGCCAATCACTACCAGGCCAGAGTTAACCGAGAAGCTCATTCGAAAGCAGAAAATGGACTGACCGATAAAGTAGTATGCTTAGAAACTGGTGAGTTTAGAGTACCATCGGAATCCGTGAGTAATAAATTTTATATTGTGTCATATAATGAGTTGTGTGATAAGGATTGCACATCTCTATATTGCATTAAGTGCAAAATATGCATCCATAGGTTTAGATGTCAATGTGCAGAGTTTACTATAAAAGCTGCCATGTGTAAACATATACATGCAGTTGCTCTGGTCGCAGAGAGAAGCGATTCTGTTTTAGGTGTGAGAACtgtaaatgatgatgatgaggaCAACAACTTATATATATGTCAACCATCAACAAGTAGGGCTGCTTATGAAATGGATGTCCAGAGTGTCGTAGGTGGATCCAGTCAAATTACAAATGATCCAATAGATTCTACTACAAAAGAT ATTGTATTAGAACAAGCTAGAATGCAGCTTGGTTTATTGGATGTGGGTACCCTTCGTAACATTGCAAAAATTATTAGAGACGCTTATAACTTGCAATGCAATAATGCTTCTACCAgcagaaaaagaaaaatagagaaaCAGTTGTATTTCCCAA ATCTAAATGAGATAATTAAATAA
- the LOC123318483 gene encoding uncharacterized protein LOC123318483 isoform X2: MDGENDKLICQICKKKYSSVSAKYRHLRDVHNEQPIAKQTVHIKCPICPQEEKVALESHDMLINHLQQIHSLSIKTSLFTFKNEEEFETWRALDNRNVDYVKRRDRKISDGQVVYYECNRSNFSGYTSQCSKRSMKTGGSIKISGFCPSRIRVKICNTGVDVKFVETHVGHDDLLRSKHLTKDQQEMIASKLAAGVTKERILEDARTITGNKLERINVLKRADLAYIIRKFNIEKRRHDDDMVATTLKVKEWNSQGKNYVFLFKQIGETYPGLKAEDFALGFMNDDMERKLKQFKRIICIDGTHGTNSRHYDLTIVLVKDENKIGFPVAFLLSNRLDQTIQNIFFDALKSKIGEPVDAEYIMTDDDIKYYNAWCQAMVTERKPRRLLCTWHVIKNWNIQGRNKLKNVDNKKEMKNRMRKILKETDVSTFHKMKDEYFKHLEEGQENEFLKYLKNYYFQSEERIMMWAHCHRVNVGINTNMAIESLNKVLKYNKMRGNQNLRVEKLLDTLEELVNEKMWKNIIDTERPSANHYQARVNREAHSKAENGLTDKVVCLETGEFRVPSESVSNKFYIVSYNELCDKDCTSLYCIKCKICIHRFRCQCAEFTIKAAMCKHIHAVALVAERSDSVLGVRTVNDDDEDNNLYICQPSTSRAAYEMDVQSVVGGSSQITNDPIDSTTKDIVLEQARMQLGLLDVGTLRNIAKIIRDAYNLQCNNASTSRKRKIEKQLYFPSKK; encoded by the exons ATGGATGGGGAAAA CGATAAACTGATTTGTCAAATCTGTAAAAAGAAATACTCTAGTGTTTCGGCGAAATATCGCCATTTGCGAGATGTTCATAATGAACAACCTATTGCAAAACAGACAGTGCATATAAAATGCCCCATTTGCCCTCAAGAAGAAAAAGTAGCTCTTGAGTCTCATGATATGCTGATTAATCACTTACAGCAGATTCATTCTCTAAGTATCAAGACATCACTTTTTACTTTTaagaatgaagaagaatttgAGACTTGGAGAGCACTTGATAACAGAAATGTGGATTACGTAAAACGAAGAGATCGTAAAATCAGCGATGGACAGGTGGTATATTATGAATGCAATCGTAGTAATTTTTCAG GATATACTAGCCAATGTAGCAAACGCAGCATGAAAACTGGGGGAAGTATCAAAATCTCTGGTTTCTGCCCTTCTAGAATTCGTGTGAAGATATGTAATACAg GGGTGGATGTTAAATTTGTTGAAACACATGTTGGTCATGACGATCTACTGCGATCTAAACATTTGACAAAGGACCAGCAGGAAATGATTGCTAGTAAATTGGCAGCTGGAGTCACAAAAGAAAGAATTTTGGAAGATGCAAGAACTATAACCGGCAATAAGCTAGAAAGAATTAATGTGCTTAAAAGGGCAGATCTTGCTTATATTATAAGAAAATTCAACATAGAGAAGAGGAGACATGATGATGACATGGTTGCCACCACTTTGAAAGTGAAAGAGTGGAACAGTCaaggaaaaaattatgtttttttgttCAAGCAAATTG GAGAAACCTACCCAGGATTGAAGGCAGAAGACTTTGCTCTAGGATTCATGAACGATGATATGGAGAGAAAGCTCAAACAATTCAAAAGGATAATATGCATCGATGGAACCCATGGCACAAACTCAAGACATTATGATCTGACTATAGTTTTAGTCAAAGATGAGAATAAAATCGGTTTCCCGGTGGCTTTCTTATTATCGAATAGACTGGATCAAAccatccaaaatattttttttgatgcTTTGAAATCTAAGATTGGAGAGCCAGTGGACGCAGAATATATTATGACCGATGatgatataaaatattataatgcatggTGTCAG GCAATGGTAACAGAAAGAAAGCCAAGAAGGCTCCTCTGTACTTGGCATGTTATTAAGAATTGGAATATACAGGGGAGAAACAAGTTGAAGAATGTGGACAACAAAAAAGAGATGAAAAATAGAATGCGAAAAATTTTGAAGGAGACTGATGTATCAACATTCCACAAGATGAAAGACGAATATTTCAAGCATTTGGAAGAAGGAcaggaaaatgaatttttgaaatatttaaagaA ttattatttcCAAAGTGAAGAAAGAATCATGATGTGGGCTCACTGCCACAGAGTAAATGTTGGGATTAATACCAACATGGCTATAGAAAGCCTGAATAAAGTATTGAAGTACAATAAAATGAGGGGAAATCAGAATTTACG GGTAGAGAAATTACTGGACACTTTGGAGGAATTGGTAAATGAAAAGATGTGGAAAAACATTATTGACACGGAAAGACCTTCTGCCAATCACTACCAGGCCAGAGTTAACCGAGAAGCTCATTCGAAAGCAGAAAATGGACTGACCGATAAAGTAGTATGCTTAGAAACTGGTGAGTTTAGAGTACCATCGGAATCCGTGAGTAATAAATTTTATATTGTGTCATATAATGAGTTGTGTGATAAGGATTGCACATCTCTATATTGCATTAAGTGCAAAATATGCATCCATAGGTTTAGATGTCAATGTGCAGAGTTTACTATAAAAGCTGCCATGTGTAAACATATACATGCAGTTGCTCTGGTCGCAGAGAGAAGCGATTCTGTTTTAGGTGTGAGAACtgtaaatgatgatgatgaggaCAACAACTTATATATATGTCAACCATCAACAAGTAGGGCTGCTTATGAAATGGATGTCCAGAGTGTCGTAGGTGGATCCAGTCAAATTACAAATGATCCAATAGATTCTACTACAAAAGAT ATTGTATTAGAACAAGCTAGAATGCAGCTTGGTTTATTGGATGTGGGTACCCTTCGTAACATTGCAAAAATTATTAGAGACGCTTATAACTTGCAATGCAATAATGCTTCTACCAgcagaaaaagaaaaatagagaaaCAGTTGTATTTCCCAAGTAAGAAGTAG
- the LOC123318483 gene encoding uncharacterized protein LOC123318483 isoform X4, producing MDGENDKLICQICKKKYSSVSAKYRHLRDVHNEQPIAKQTVHIKCPICPQEEKVALESHDMLINHLQQIHSLSIKTSLFTFKNEEEFETWRALDNRNVDYVKRRDRKISDGQVVYYECNRSNFSGYTSQCSKRSMKTGGSIKISGFCPSRIRVKICNTGVDVKFVETHVGHDDLLRSKHLTKDQQEMIASKLAAGVTKERILEDARTITGNKLERINVLKRADLAYIIRKFNIEKRRHDDDMVATTLKVKEWNSQGKNYVFLFKQIGETYPGLKAEDFALGFMNDDMERKLKQFKRIICIDGTHGTNSRHYDLTIVLVKDENKIGFPVAFLLSNRLDQTIQNIFFDALKSKIGEPVDAEYIMTDDDIKYYNAWCQAMVTERKPRRLLCTWHVIKNWNIQGRNKLKNVDNKKEMKNRMRKILKETDVSTFHKMKDEYFKHLEEGQENEFLKYLKNYYFQSEERIMMWAHCHRVNVGINTNMAIESLNKVLKYNKMRGNQNLRVEKLLDTLEELVNEKMWKNIIDTERPSANHYQARVNREAHSKAENGLTDKVVCLETGEFRVPSESVSNKFYIVSYNELCDKDCTSLYCIKCKICIHRFRCQCAEFTIKAAMCKHIHAVALVAERSDSVLGVRTVNDDDEDNNLYICQPSTSRAAYEMDVQSVVGGSSQITNDPIDSTTKDINMKKTLCLFSFF from the exons ATGGATGGGGAAAA CGATAAACTGATTTGTCAAATCTGTAAAAAGAAATACTCTAGTGTTTCGGCGAAATATCGCCATTTGCGAGATGTTCATAATGAACAACCTATTGCAAAACAGACAGTGCATATAAAATGCCCCATTTGCCCTCAAGAAGAAAAAGTAGCTCTTGAGTCTCATGATATGCTGATTAATCACTTACAGCAGATTCATTCTCTAAGTATCAAGACATCACTTTTTACTTTTaagaatgaagaagaatttgAGACTTGGAGAGCACTTGATAACAGAAATGTGGATTACGTAAAACGAAGAGATCGTAAAATCAGCGATGGACAGGTGGTATATTATGAATGCAATCGTAGTAATTTTTCAG GATATACTAGCCAATGTAGCAAACGCAGCATGAAAACTGGGGGAAGTATCAAAATCTCTGGTTTCTGCCCTTCTAGAATTCGTGTGAAGATATGTAATACAg GGGTGGATGTTAAATTTGTTGAAACACATGTTGGTCATGACGATCTACTGCGATCTAAACATTTGACAAAGGACCAGCAGGAAATGATTGCTAGTAAATTGGCAGCTGGAGTCACAAAAGAAAGAATTTTGGAAGATGCAAGAACTATAACCGGCAATAAGCTAGAAAGAATTAATGTGCTTAAAAGGGCAGATCTTGCTTATATTATAAGAAAATTCAACATAGAGAAGAGGAGACATGATGATGACATGGTTGCCACCACTTTGAAAGTGAAAGAGTGGAACAGTCaaggaaaaaattatgtttttttgttCAAGCAAATTG GAGAAACCTACCCAGGATTGAAGGCAGAAGACTTTGCTCTAGGATTCATGAACGATGATATGGAGAGAAAGCTCAAACAATTCAAAAGGATAATATGCATCGATGGAACCCATGGCACAAACTCAAGACATTATGATCTGACTATAGTTTTAGTCAAAGATGAGAATAAAATCGGTTTCCCGGTGGCTTTCTTATTATCGAATAGACTGGATCAAAccatccaaaatattttttttgatgcTTTGAAATCTAAGATTGGAGAGCCAGTGGACGCAGAATATATTATGACCGATGatgatataaaatattataatgcatggTGTCAG GCAATGGTAACAGAAAGAAAGCCAAGAAGGCTCCTCTGTACTTGGCATGTTATTAAGAATTGGAATATACAGGGGAGAAACAAGTTGAAGAATGTGGACAACAAAAAAGAGATGAAAAATAGAATGCGAAAAATTTTGAAGGAGACTGATGTATCAACATTCCACAAGATGAAAGACGAATATTTCAAGCATTTGGAAGAAGGAcaggaaaatgaatttttgaaatatttaaagaA ttattatttcCAAAGTGAAGAAAGAATCATGATGTGGGCTCACTGCCACAGAGTAAATGTTGGGATTAATACCAACATGGCTATAGAAAGCCTGAATAAAGTATTGAAGTACAATAAAATGAGGGGAAATCAGAATTTACG GGTAGAGAAATTACTGGACACTTTGGAGGAATTGGTAAATGAAAAGATGTGGAAAAACATTATTGACACGGAAAGACCTTCTGCCAATCACTACCAGGCCAGAGTTAACCGAGAAGCTCATTCGAAAGCAGAAAATGGACTGACCGATAAAGTAGTATGCTTAGAAACTGGTGAGTTTAGAGTACCATCGGAATCCGTGAGTAATAAATTTTATATTGTGTCATATAATGAGTTGTGTGATAAGGATTGCACATCTCTATATTGCATTAAGTGCAAAATATGCATCCATAGGTTTAGATGTCAATGTGCAGAGTTTACTATAAAAGCTGCCATGTGTAAACATATACATGCAGTTGCTCTGGTCGCAGAGAGAAGCGATTCTGTTTTAGGTGTGAGAACtgtaaatgatgatgatgaggaCAACAACTTATATATATGTCAACCATCAACAAGTAGGGCTGCTTATGAAATGGATGTCCAGAGTGTCGTAGGTGGATCCAGTCAAATTACAAATGATCCAATAGATTCTACTACAAAAGAT ATCAATATGAAGAAGACTCTTTGCCTTTTCAGTTTCTTTTGA